The Megalopta genalis isolate 19385.01 chromosome 12, iyMegGena1_principal, whole genome shotgun sequence genome window below encodes:
- the PolZ2 gene encoding DNA polymerase zeta subunit 2 isoform X1: MKKASFFKNCLIFLTCALQSIHLHRLPWPSNYLSGETDFEMSQDKIVCLDILLEFLEVAFNHILYFRNLYPKEIFTKRKIYSAVVYVSIHPELNEYLKNVLNAIRELLKEDENNVKAVNLVIYNINKQPIEKFTFDLVKLQINHTEKDPYYLKTEEDLRTICLKLSMCEAYLKPLPEDSTFSIEIQTYEAAHVGLSENPNCEDFPWIINEDMLEMTDTNLLPLKTIKTDCMNLQMYVTESEKNKGTN, from the exons ATGAAAAAAGCttcttttttcaaaaattgtctaatatttTTAACATGTGCCCTCCAGAGCATACATTTGCATAGACTTCCGTGGCCAAGTAATTATTTAAGTGGTGAAACAGACTTCGAAATGTCTCAAGATAAAATAG TCTGTTTAGATATCTTGCTGGAATTTCTGGAAGTGGCATTTAATCATATATTGTACTTTAGAAATTTATATCCAAAGGAAATCTTTACAAAGAGGAAGATCTACAGTGCAGTAGTATATGTTTCTATACATCCTGAGCTTAATGAATACTTGAAAAATGTTCTCAATGCTATCAGGGAACTACTCAAAGAAGATGAAAACAATGTGAAAGCTGTAAATCTTGTTATTTACAACATAAACAAGCAACCAATTGAGAAATTCACTTTTGATCTTgttaagctacaaataaatCATACAGA AAAGGATCCGTATTATTTAAAAACAGAGGAAGATCTcagaacaatttgtttaaaattgtccaTGTGTGAGGCTTATCTGAAACCATTGCCAGAGGACTCTACTTTTTCCATTGAGATTCAAACATATGAAGCAGCCCATGTTGGTCTCAGCGAAAACCCAAACTGTGAAGACTTTCCATGGATCATCAATGAGGATATGCTCGAGATGACTGATACAAATTTATTGCCACTGAAAACCATTAAAACAGACTGTATGAATTTGCAAATGTATGTGACCGAAAGTGAAAAGAATAAAGGCACAAACTAA
- the PolZ2 gene encoding DNA polymerase zeta subunit 2 isoform X2, with translation MSQDKIVCLDILLEFLEVAFNHILYFRNLYPKEIFTKRKIYSAVVYVSIHPELNEYLKNVLNAIRELLKEDENNVKAVNLVIYNINKQPIEKFTFDLVKLQINHTEKDPYYLKTEEDLRTICLKLSMCEAYLKPLPEDSTFSIEIQTYEAAHVGLSENPNCEDFPWIINEDMLEMTDTNLLPLKTIKTDCMNLQMYVTESEKNKGTN, from the exons ATGTCTCAAGATAAAATAG TCTGTTTAGATATCTTGCTGGAATTTCTGGAAGTGGCATTTAATCATATATTGTACTTTAGAAATTTATATCCAAAGGAAATCTTTACAAAGAGGAAGATCTACAGTGCAGTAGTATATGTTTCTATACATCCTGAGCTTAATGAATACTTGAAAAATGTTCTCAATGCTATCAGGGAACTACTCAAAGAAGATGAAAACAATGTGAAAGCTGTAAATCTTGTTATTTACAACATAAACAAGCAACCAATTGAGAAATTCACTTTTGATCTTgttaagctacaaataaatCATACAGA AAAGGATCCGTATTATTTAAAAACAGAGGAAGATCTcagaacaatttgtttaaaattgtccaTGTGTGAGGCTTATCTGAAACCATTGCCAGAGGACTCTACTTTTTCCATTGAGATTCAAACATATGAAGCAGCCCATGTTGGTCTCAGCGAAAACCCAAACTGTGAAGACTTTCCATGGATCATCAATGAGGATATGCTCGAGATGACTGATACAAATTTATTGCCACTGAAAACCATTAAAACAGACTGTATGAATTTGCAAATGTATGTGACCGAAAGTGAAAAGAATAAAGGCACAAACTAA